A genomic window from Desulfovibrio gilichinskyi includes:
- a CDS encoding ABC transporter substrate-binding protein has translation MKRLLTLALAASLVLAFAASAFAGATYDQVMKDKVVRAGIMTDSIPGAFYNEKKEWVGFDVDIAKAIAEKLGLKLEMVPVNNKTRIGFLQQGRIDMSLSNMTHKRSRDNSIDFSITYFFDGQKMLAPKGKFKSLKDFVGKRIATMQGTTSQINVVNALKALGDPAPKVISFQKESECFQALQMGRVDAWSTDSTILLGYAAQVPGKFELVGDFFSNEPYGVGLPENDSKWRDTINFTLQDMWTDGTYQKIYDKWYGPDTKYYFPLTEKIELWP, from the coding sequence ATGAAAAGATTACTGACTTTGGCTCTTGCCGCCTCTCTGGTTTTGGCTTTCGCTGCTTCTGCTTTCGCAGGAGCAACCTATGATCAGGTTATGAAAGATAAAGTTGTCCGTGCTGGTATCATGACTGACTCTATTCCAGGTGCTTTCTACAATGAAAAGAAAGAATGGGTTGGGTTTGACGTTGATATCGCAAAGGCTATTGCAGAAAAACTCGGCCTTAAGCTTGAAATGGTTCCTGTTAACAACAAGACTCGTATCGGATTCCTGCAGCAGGGCCGTATCGACATGTCTCTTTCTAACATGACCCACAAACGCTCACGTGACAATTCAATCGACTTTTCTATTACCTACTTCTTTGACGGACAGAAAATGCTTGCTCCTAAAGGAAAGTTCAAAAGCCTTAAAGATTTCGTAGGCAAAAGAATTGCTACCATGCAGGGTACAACTTCTCAGATCAACGTAGTCAATGCTCTTAAAGCACTCGGCGACCCAGCTCCGAAAGTTATTTCTTTCCAGAAAGAATCAGAGTGTTTCCAGGCTTTGCAGATGGGTCGTGTTGACGCATGGTCAACTGACTCAACCATCCTGCTCGGCTACGCAGCACAGGTTCCGGGTAAATTTGAACTCGTAGGTGATTTCTTCTCCAACGAACCTTATGGTGTAGGTCTTCCTGAAAATGATTCCAAATGGCGTGATACTATCAACTTCACCCTGCAGGATATGTGGACAGACGGAACATACCAGAAGATTTACGATAAATGGTATGGCCCTGACACCAAGTACTACTTCCCTCTGACTGAAAAAATTGAATTGTGGCCTTAG
- a CDS encoding amino acid ABC transporter ATP-binding protein, with product MIKFNNVNKYYGEYHALRDLNIHIKQGEVVVVCGPSGSGKSTMIRCINRLEPIQEGQINVEGVDVNGPRVNLPLLRAEIGFVFQSFNLYPHMTVLENIILAPTMVRNMKRKDAVDLAMELLSKVNIPDKASDYPSQLSGGQQQRVAIARGLAMRPNVMLFDEPTSALDPEMINEVLDVMKALAREGMTMVCVTHEMGFAREVADRVLFMDEGTLIEQNTPDEFFNNPQHERSKLFLSKILSH from the coding sequence GTGATAAAATTTAACAACGTTAATAAATATTATGGCGAATATCATGCTCTGCGTGATCTGAATATTCATATTAAACAGGGTGAAGTTGTTGTTGTATGCGGACCTTCAGGCTCTGGAAAGAGTACTATGATCCGCTGCATTAATCGTCTCGAACCCATTCAGGAAGGTCAGATAAATGTTGAAGGTGTTGATGTTAACGGACCTAGAGTAAACCTTCCTCTGCTTCGTGCTGAGATAGGATTTGTCTTTCAGTCCTTCAACTTATATCCGCATATGACAGTTTTGGAAAATATCATTTTAGCTCCGACCATGGTTCGTAATATGAAGCGTAAGGACGCAGTGGATCTTGCTATGGAGCTACTTTCAAAGGTTAATATTCCGGATAAAGCCAGTGATTACCCTTCACAGCTTTCCGGAGGACAGCAGCAGCGTGTGGCAATTGCCCGCGGCCTTGCCATGCGTCCTAATGTAATGCTGTTTGATGAGCCGACTTCTGCACTTGATCCTGAAATGATCAATGAAGTTCTGGATGTAATGAAAGCCCTTGCCCGTGAGGGGATGACCATGGTTTGTGTTACTCATGAAATGGGTTTTGCTCGTGAAGTTGCCGACAGAGTTCTATTTATGGATGAAGGCACTCTTATTGAACAGAATACTCCGGATGAATTTTTTAATAATCCCCAGCATGAACGTTCTAAACTGTTCCTGAGCAAAATCCTCTCCCATTAG
- a CDS encoding sigma-54 dependent transcriptional regulator → MPDNTLLFIAEPQSVTSVFSPLKEAGFQAGLADNLSGAINFIKKSSPCLIFTRPIMQGYSAQALLAEAVNIENFPPVIIFSRNGSTDEAQKFLELGARDYWLEPLSWEKIKLMLPDKKHPIQLPDEVAAPANKNTNGTQGRYQVIGNHPAMQRVLSLAKQVAKSKATVLISGESGTGKEMFARFLHHHSDRSDRAFVAINCAALPEHLLESELFGHEKGSFTGAISRKLGKFELASGGTILLDEITEMELGLQAKLLRVLQEGEIDRVGGVETVKVDVRVLATTNRNIESAVKEGTFRQDLFYRLNVIPLKLPALAQRGDDIMLLANFFVEKYCREYGLNLLAFSDEARQWLLGYEWPGNVRELQNLMERAVLLAGAGPIGSKHFLNDPDAWMPEESFQPISESSELSGTSPESGHTANTQLSSESAARSGVLTISEMEKQLIIRSLDQTSGNRTKAADLLGISVRTLRNKLNDYKKAGLDL, encoded by the coding sequence ATGCCTGATAATACTTTACTATTCATAGCCGAACCGCAGTCAGTTACTTCAGTCTTCTCCCCGCTAAAAGAAGCAGGGTTTCAGGCCGGACTTGCCGACAACCTCTCTGGCGCAATAAACTTTATTAAAAAATCAAGCCCGTGCCTGATTTTTACAAGACCGATCATGCAGGGATATTCTGCACAGGCTCTTTTGGCAGAAGCGGTTAACATTGAAAATTTTCCCCCTGTAATCATCTTTTCGCGCAACGGTTCAACGGATGAAGCCCAGAAATTTTTAGAACTGGGTGCTCGTGATTATTGGCTTGAGCCGCTTTCATGGGAAAAGATCAAACTGATGCTCCCTGACAAAAAGCATCCGATCCAGCTGCCTGACGAAGTAGCCGCTCCTGCAAATAAGAATACCAACGGAACACAGGGCCGCTATCAGGTAATCGGCAACCACCCGGCAATGCAGCGGGTCCTCAGCCTTGCCAAGCAGGTTGCTAAATCAAAAGCTACTGTTCTTATTTCAGGTGAATCCGGTACCGGTAAAGAAATGTTTGCCAGATTTTTACATCACCATTCAGATCGAAGCGACCGTGCATTTGTCGCAATCAACTGTGCAGCCCTCCCAGAGCATCTTTTGGAATCTGAACTTTTCGGTCACGAAAAAGGCTCCTTTACCGGAGCTATAAGCCGCAAACTCGGTAAATTTGAACTGGCTTCAGGCGGAACAATACTTCTAGACGAAATCACCGAAATGGAACTGGGACTTCAAGCAAAACTGCTGCGAGTTTTACAAGAAGGTGAAATAGACCGGGTAGGCGGAGTTGAGACAGTAAAAGTAGATGTAAGGGTACTCGCCACAACCAACCGCAATATTGAAAGCGCAGTCAAAGAGGGAACTTTCCGTCAGGACCTTTTTTATAGGCTCAATGTTATTCCGTTAAAACTTCCGGCACTTGCTCAGCGCGGCGATGATATTATGCTGCTTGCCAACTTTTTTGTTGAAAAATACTGCCGTGAGTACGGACTTAACCTACTTGCTTTCTCAGATGAAGCCAGACAGTGGCTCCTTGGCTACGAATGGCCGGGCAATGTACGTGAACTGCAAAACCTTATGGAAAGAGCTGTACTGCTTGCCGGCGCTGGACCGATCGGTTCAAAACATTTTCTTAATGACCCTGATGCATGGATGCCTGAAGAATCATTCCAGCCGATATCCGAATCTTCAGAACTAAGTGGAACTTCACCGGAATCCGGCCATACTGCGAATACACAACTCAGCTCTGAATCAGCCGCGCGCTCAGGAGTTTTGACAATTTCAGAAATGGAAAAACAGCTCATAATACGGAGTTTGGACCAGACCAGCGGCAACAGAACAAAGGCTGCGGACCTGCTCGGGATTTCAGTACGCACGCTGCGCAACAAACTTAATGATTATAAGAAAGCAGGGCTGGATCTGTAA